In Flavobacteriales bacterium, one genomic interval encodes:
- a CDS encoding mechanosensitive ion channel, whose protein sequence is MLNVNEAVTLVEGKLLHWLKELIILLPNILLAAAIVVFGWLLAKLVRSLISKMLARSKLGLSLRRLIADGIALLVMMVGLFGALSVMHLDKTVTSILAGAGIIGLALGFAFQDIAANFISGVAMAVQRPIRAGELVEVAGKLGVVERIDLRTTELRDLQGLQVIIPNKDIFQNALTNYTRNGERRIDLELGVSYGDDLAKVEAVTVEAVKTMDGLLPGHEVELFFKEFGDSSINLEVRFWVSSKSQGYYKGRKSAAIVAIKAAYDKNDIMIPFPIRTMDFGIKGGEKLNAMLSERSKSGD, encoded by the coding sequence ATGTTGAATGTGAATGAAGCGGTAACACTAGTAGAAGGAAAGTTGTTGCATTGGCTGAAGGAGCTCATCATACTGCTCCCGAACATCTTGCTGGCGGCAGCGATCGTGGTATTCGGTTGGCTCCTGGCCAAACTTGTAAGGTCGCTCATTTCGAAGATGTTGGCACGGTCAAAGCTGGGTCTTTCCTTGCGTCGGCTGATCGCCGATGGAATTGCTTTGTTGGTGATGATGGTTGGGTTGTTCGGAGCGCTAAGTGTGATGCATTTGGACAAGACGGTCACCTCCATTCTAGCAGGTGCGGGTATCATTGGTTTGGCACTTGGTTTCGCGTTCCAGGACATTGCGGCCAACTTCATAAGTGGGGTGGCCATGGCGGTGCAGCGCCCTATTCGTGCAGGCGAACTAGTGGAAGTAGCCGGGAAACTCGGTGTTGTTGAACGCATCGATCTTCGGACAACTGAGCTTCGCGATCTGCAGGGACTACAGGTGATCATACCGAACAAGGACATCTTCCAGAATGCACTCACCAACTATACACGCAATGGAGAACGGCGGATCGATCTGGAGTTGGGCGTGAGCTATGGGGATGATCTTGCGAAAGTGGAAGCGGTAACGGTCGAAGCAGTTAAGACCATGGACGGTCTGTTGCCCGGTCACGAGGTAGAACTGTTCTTCAAGGAGTTCGGTGATAGCAGTATAAACCTTGAGGTGCGTTTCTGGGTCTCTTCCAAAAGCCAAGGCTATTACAAAGGCAGGAAAAGTGCAGCGATCGTCGCGATCAAAGCGGCGTATGATAAGAACGACATCATGATCCCGTTCCCGATCCGCACTATGGATTTCGGTATCAAAGGCGGCGAGAAGTTGAATGCCATGTTGAGCGAGCGTTCTAAAAGCGGAGACTGA